One region of Streptomyces rishiriensis genomic DNA includes:
- a CDS encoding isoprenyl transferase, translating into MNLRDKLRGLLVRLYARRVEGHLDHAQVPKHIGVIMDGNRRWAKASGSTTEHGHRAGAEKIEEFLGWCTETDVEVVTLWLLSTDNFDRPEDELVPLLGIIEDVVRTLAADGRWRVHHVGTPDILPSDVQTALKVAEESTSHVDGILVNVAIGYGGRQEIADAVRSMIVDAADRGTSMEDLADSVSVDLIGRHLYTGAQPDPDLVIRTSGEQRLSGFMLWQTAHAEYYFCEVFWPAFRKVDFLRALRDYAARHRRYGG; encoded by the coding sequence GTGAACCTGCGCGACAAGCTGCGCGGCCTTCTGGTCAGGCTGTACGCACGCCGGGTGGAAGGTCACCTGGACCACGCTCAGGTGCCGAAGCACATCGGCGTCATCATGGACGGCAACCGACGCTGGGCGAAGGCCTCGGGTTCCACCACCGAGCACGGACACCGCGCCGGTGCGGAGAAGATCGAGGAGTTCCTCGGCTGGTGCACCGAGACGGACGTCGAGGTCGTCACCCTCTGGTTGCTGTCGACGGACAACTTCGACCGCCCCGAAGACGAACTCGTCCCGCTCCTCGGCATCATCGAGGACGTCGTGCGCACCCTCGCCGCAGACGGCCGCTGGCGCGTCCACCACGTCGGCACCCCCGACATCCTCCCCTCCGATGTGCAGACCGCGTTGAAGGTCGCCGAGGAGTCCACCTCCCACGTCGACGGGATACTGGTCAATGTGGCCATCGGCTACGGCGGCCGTCAGGAGATCGCCGACGCCGTGCGCTCGATGATCGTGGACGCGGCGGACCGGGGCACCTCGATGGAGGACCTCGCCGACTCCGTCAGCGTCGACCTGATCGGCCGCCACCTCTACACCGGCGCCCAGCCCGACCCCGACCTGGTGATCCGTACCAGCGGCGAGCAGCGGTTGTCCGGATTCATGCTGTGGCAGACGGCCCACGCGGAGTACTACTTCTGCGAGGTCTTCTGGCCGGCCTTCCGCAAGGTCGACTTTCTGCGCGCCCTGCGCGACTACGCGGCCCGCCACCGCCGTTACGGCGGCTGA
- a CDS encoding class I SAM-dependent methyltransferase yields MDDKGDGKGRDTGHGSDHADPVFEALLAEGAAVPTEGWDFSWFEGRATEARPSWGYAMSLAGRLAGAGAALDVQTGGGEVLDFALGRAAPKAPVLTVATEGWPANVAKATALLRPRGIAVVASPEDAPLPFADATFDLVASRHPVRPLWDEIARVLRPGGSYFAQHVGPRSVFELVEYFLGPQPEGVSGVRHPERERAGAEAAGLEVVGLRTERLRVEFHDIAAVVHFLRKVVWMVPGFTVEAYRPQLRALHERISADGPFVAHSTRHLFEARRP; encoded by the coding sequence ATGGACGACAAGGGCGACGGCAAGGGCCGGGACACCGGTCACGGCAGCGACCACGCGGACCCCGTCTTCGAGGCCCTCCTCGCCGAAGGGGCCGCCGTCCCCACCGAGGGGTGGGACTTCTCCTGGTTCGAGGGGCGGGCCACCGAGGCACGGCCCTCCTGGGGGTACGCGATGTCGCTGGCCGGACGGCTGGCGGGCGCGGGCGCCGCGCTCGACGTGCAGACCGGGGGAGGGGAGGTCCTGGACTTCGCGCTCGGCCGGGCAGCCCCCAAGGCCCCCGTGCTCACCGTCGCGACCGAGGGCTGGCCCGCCAACGTCGCCAAGGCCACCGCCCTGTTGCGCCCGCGGGGCATCGCGGTCGTCGCGTCCCCGGAGGACGCCCCGCTGCCCTTCGCGGACGCCACCTTCGACCTGGTCGCCAGCAGGCACCCGGTGCGGCCCCTCTGGGACGAGATCGCCCGGGTGCTCAGGCCCGGCGGCAGCTACTTCGCCCAGCACGTCGGCCCGCGCAGTGTCTTCGAGCTCGTCGAGTACTTCCTCGGGCCGCAGCCGGAGGGCGTCAGCGGCGTCCGGCATCCCGAGCGCGAGCGCGCCGGGGCGGAGGCGGCGGGGCTCGAGGTCGTCGGCCTGCGGACGGAGCGGCTCCGTGTCGAGTTCCACGACATCGCCGCCGTGGTCCACTTCCTGCGCAAGGTGGTGTGGATGGTCCCGGGCTTCACGGTGGAGGCCTACCGGCCCCAACTCCGCGCCCTGCACGAGCGGATCAGCGCCGACGGCCCCTTCGTCGCGCACAGCACCCGCCACCTCTTCGAGGCGCGTCGCCCGTAG
- a CDS encoding transglycosylase SLT domain-containing protein has protein sequence MSRISARGFAVASATAVTTVGAVMGVAQGSVAQPHDDAEATAGESTLLSDLPAGQQVQVQTASLTRQADVQAIAADTTAKKTAEESARKQAARAAVAKQKAAVAKAKAAQEAKDKAAEAAATKATTEVASTSSAGSFPQQASYTVAEVQAIARQMVPSGQFQCFSNIVDHESTWNYQAVNPSSGAYGLVQAYPGSKMSSAGADWRTNPATQIKWGLNYMNDRYGSPCDAWDYWLANGSY, from the coding sequence GTGAGCCGGATATCGGCCCGGGGATTCGCCGTGGCCTCGGCCACCGCGGTCACCACTGTCGGCGCTGTCATGGGAGTCGCCCAGGGCAGCGTGGCCCAGCCCCACGACGACGCCGAGGCGACGGCGGGCGAATCGACCCTCCTCTCGGACTTACCCGCAGGTCAGCAGGTTCAGGTACAGACGGCCTCGCTGACCCGGCAGGCGGACGTCCAGGCCATCGCCGCGGACACCACCGCCAAGAAGACGGCCGAGGAATCGGCCCGTAAGCAGGCGGCCAGGGCCGCGGTGGCCAAGCAGAAGGCCGCCGTGGCGAAGGCGAAAGCCGCCCAGGAGGCCAAGGACAAGGCGGCCGAGGCCGCGGCGACCAAGGCCACCACCGAGGTGGCCTCGACCTCGTCGGCCGGCAGCTTCCCGCAGCAGGCCTCGTACACCGTCGCCGAAGTCCAGGCGATCGCCCGCCAGATGGTGCCCAGCGGCCAGTTCCAGTGCTTCAGCAACATCGTGGACCACGAGTCCACCTGGAACTACCAGGCGGTCAACCCCTCGTCGGGTGCCTACGGCCTCGTCCAGGCCTACCCCGGCTCGAAGATGTCGTCCGCCGGCGCCGACTGGCGGACCAACCCGGCCACCCAGATCAAGTGGGGCCTGAACTACATGAACGACCGCTACGGCAGCCCCTGCGACGCCTGGGACTACTGGCTCGCCAACGGCTCGTACTGA
- a CDS encoding DUF192 domain-containing protein, which produces MARWRDGWGELVVGEGGGGDREGAANEGGLRVPLEIAASYRARTRGLLGRDSVDGAMLLSPAGSVHTFRMRMPIDVAYLDRRLRVIAVRTMRPGRLGLPRLRSRHVLEAAAGAMEGWGLRAGVRVEVTVSPPYAGT; this is translated from the coding sequence ATGGCGCGCTGGCGGGACGGGTGGGGAGAACTCGTGGTGGGCGAGGGCGGAGGCGGGGACCGGGAGGGGGCCGCGAACGAGGGCGGCCTTCGGGTGCCCCTGGAGATCGCCGCCTCCTACCGGGCCCGTACCCGGGGGCTGCTCGGCCGGGACTCGGTGGACGGGGCGATGCTGCTGTCGCCCGCCGGCAGCGTGCACACCTTTCGTATGCGCATGCCGATCGACGTCGCGTATCTGGACCGGCGGCTCCGCGTGATCGCCGTCCGCACCATGCGGCCGGGGCGGCTGGGCCTGCCCCGGCTGCGGTCCCGGCATGTGCTGGAGGCGGCGGCCGGCGCGATGGAAGGGTGGGGTCTGCGGGCGGGGGTGCGGGTGGAGGTGACGGTCAGCCCGCCGTACGCGGGAACGTGA
- a CDS encoding transglycosylase SLT domain-containing protein produces the protein MSRISVRGFAVASATAVTAVGSVVGVASGSVAQSNDAETTASDATLLADIPAGQQVQVQTASLTQQANVQAIAADEGAKKDAEESARKAAAKSAIAKKEAAEKAAKDRAEAKAKASRSAGDFPVRSSYSIAQIQAMAAQMVPSGQFQCFSNIVDHESSWNYHAVNASSGAYGLFQALPAGKYASAGSDWQTNPATQIKWGLNYMDSRYGSPCEAWSFWQANHWY, from the coding sequence GTGAGCCGGATCTCGGTCCGGGGATTCGCAGTGGCCTCGGCCACGGCGGTCACCGCTGTCGGAAGTGTCGTCGGCGTTGCCTCGGGCAGCGTCGCGCAGTCCAACGACGCTGAAACGACGGCCAGCGACGCGACGCTTCTCGCCGACATACCCGCGGGCCAGCAGGTCCAGGTCCAGACGGCGTCCCTCACGCAGCAGGCCAACGTACAGGCCATCGCCGCGGACGAGGGTGCGAAGAAGGACGCCGAGGAATCGGCCCGCAAGGCCGCCGCCAAGTCGGCGATCGCGAAGAAGGAGGCCGCCGAGAAGGCGGCCAAGGACCGCGCGGAGGCCAAGGCCAAGGCCAGCCGCAGCGCGGGCGACTTCCCGGTCCGGAGCTCCTACTCCATCGCGCAGATCCAGGCGATGGCGGCCCAGATGGTGCCCAGCGGGCAGTTCCAGTGCTTCAGCAACATCGTGGACCACGAGTCCAGCTGGAACTACCACGCCGTGAACGCCTCCTCCGGTGCCTACGGTCTCTTCCAGGCGCTGCCCGCCGGCAAGTACGCGTCCGCCGGCTCCGACTGGCAGACGAACCCGGCCACCCAGATCAAGTGGGGTCTGAACTACATGGACAGCCGGTACGGCAGTCCCTGTGAGGCCTGGTCGTTCTGGCAGGCCAACCACTGGTACTGA
- a CDS encoding ABC transporter ATP-binding protein — MALAGAEFSIHPGEVVAVMGPSGSGKSTLLHCLAGIVTPDSGSILYDGRELATMSDARRSELRRSEFGFVFQFGQLVPELTCVENVALPLRLNGTPRKQAERTALGWMERLEVDDLAGKRPGEVSGGQGQRVAVARSLVTGPRVVFADEPTGALDSLNGERVMELLTEAARSASTAVVLVTHEARVAAYSDREIVVRDGKSRDMERVI, encoded by the coding sequence ATGGCGCTGGCCGGCGCCGAGTTCTCCATCCACCCCGGCGAGGTGGTCGCCGTGATGGGCCCGTCCGGGTCCGGCAAGTCGACGCTGCTGCACTGCCTCGCCGGGATCGTGACGCCCGACTCGGGTTCGATCCTGTACGACGGCCGCGAGCTGGCGACGATGAGCGACGCCCGGCGCAGCGAACTGCGGCGCTCCGAGTTCGGCTTCGTGTTCCAGTTCGGGCAGCTCGTGCCGGAACTGACCTGCGTCGAGAACGTGGCGCTGCCGCTGCGGCTGAACGGCACCCCGCGCAAGCAGGCCGAGCGCACCGCCCTGGGCTGGATGGAGCGGCTGGAGGTGGACGACCTGGCCGGGAAGCGGCCCGGGGAGGTGTCCGGCGGACAGGGGCAGCGGGTGGCCGTGGCGCGCTCGCTCGTCACCGGCCCGCGCGTGGTGTTCGCCGACGAGCCGACCGGCGCGCTGGACTCGCTCAACGGCGAACGCGTGATGGAGCTGCTCACCGAGGCCGCGCGGTCGGCCAGCACGGCCGTCGTGCTCGTCACGCACGAGGCCCGGGTGGCCGCCTACTCCGACCGCGAGATCGTCGTTCGGGACGGGAAGTCGCGGGACATGGAGCGGGTCATATGA
- a CDS encoding ABC transporter permease, whose protein sequence is MSLRQWVRDLGLGVRFAFAGGREGWVRAVLTAVGVGLGVAVLLLTTAVPNALAVRHDREEARLDWPLGATQPARADDTLLIAQADTTFRDKDVRGRLVEPEGARAPLPPGLSGFPAKGDMVVSPALKKLLSADGSALLRERLPYRVVGTIGEDGLIGSQELAYYSGATGLASHLEGYEATRLKEFGNPDPSEEQTDPVLLLLILVVIVVLLMPVAVFIAAAVRFGGERRDRRLAALRLIGSDGRMTRRIAAGEAMAGALLGLVLGTVFFLIGRQVAGSVEVMGISVWPGYLDPSPALAVLVALAVPAAAVLVTLFALRGVVIEPLGVVRTAKPARRRLWWRLLLPVGGLAMLYPMIGQGQANGDFNQYLVSGGVVLILVGITALLPWLVETVVGRLGSGGVAWQLAVRRLQLSSGTAARMVNGIAVAVAGAIALQMLFAGVDGAYTEPTGQDLTRAQMQVRVPDGAPLAATAQKFADTKAVSKVTALWEGYLGDSTWNSEDGPTLSTELTVGACPALREVAKLPSCKDGDMFVLDGNEYSADGPRMNKPGKKLYLEPSFSGGTEDVVWTVPAGITEARSVKGLTDWERGGFLMTPSALPEAAEKLVSGEIYLSIDESVPDAYEFARNTAYHVDPLADPMTWSSTRQDTKFTTIRTGLLVGSACVLLLIGASLLVSQLEQLRERRKLLSSLVAFGTRRRTLGLSVLWQTAIPIALGLLLAMAVGLTLGAILLKMTDTPVDVDWTSVLSMTGFGAAVVLLVTLLSLPPLLKLLRPDGLRTE, encoded by the coding sequence ATGAGTCTGCGCCAGTGGGTCAGGGATCTGGGCCTGGGAGTCCGGTTCGCGTTCGCCGGCGGCCGGGAGGGCTGGGTACGGGCCGTGCTGACCGCGGTCGGGGTCGGGCTCGGCGTGGCGGTCCTGCTGCTGACGACGGCGGTGCCGAACGCGTTGGCGGTGCGCCACGACCGCGAAGAGGCCCGGCTGGACTGGCCGTTGGGCGCAACGCAGCCGGCCAGGGCCGACGACACCCTGCTGATCGCGCAGGCCGACACGACGTTCCGTGACAAGGACGTGCGCGGTCGCCTGGTGGAGCCGGAAGGAGCGCGCGCCCCCCTGCCGCCCGGCCTGAGCGGCTTCCCGGCCAAGGGCGACATGGTGGTCTCGCCCGCGCTGAAGAAACTGCTGTCCGCCGACGGTTCGGCGCTGCTGCGCGAGCGGCTGCCGTACCGCGTCGTCGGCACCATCGGGGAGGACGGGCTGATCGGCTCACAGGAGCTCGCCTACTACTCGGGCGCCACCGGACTCGCCTCGCACCTCGAGGGCTACGAGGCGACCCGGCTGAAGGAGTTCGGCAACCCGGACCCGTCGGAGGAGCAGACCGACCCGGTCCTGCTCCTGCTGATCCTCGTCGTCATCGTGGTGCTGCTGATGCCGGTGGCCGTGTTCATCGCCGCGGCCGTGCGGTTCGGCGGGGAGCGGCGCGACCGCAGGCTCGCGGCCCTCAGGCTGATCGGTTCGGACGGCCGGATGACCCGGCGCATCGCGGCGGGCGAGGCGATGGCCGGGGCCCTGCTGGGCCTGGTCCTCGGCACCGTCTTCTTCCTGATCGGCCGCCAGGTGGCGGGTTCGGTCGAGGTGATGGGCATCAGCGTGTGGCCCGGTTACCTCGATCCCTCCCCCGCGCTGGCCGTGCTGGTCGCCCTCGCGGTGCCTGCGGCGGCGGTCCTGGTGACCCTCTTCGCCCTGCGCGGTGTGGTGATCGAGCCGCTCGGCGTGGTGCGCACGGCGAAGCCCGCGCGGCGACGGCTGTGGTGGCGGCTGCTGCTGCCCGTGGGCGGCCTCGCGATGCTCTACCCGATGATCGGTCAGGGCCAGGCCAACGGCGACTTCAACCAGTACCTGGTGAGCGGCGGCGTCGTCCTGATCCTCGTCGGCATCACCGCGCTGCTGCCGTGGCTCGTGGAGACGGTCGTCGGCCGGCTCGGTTCCGGCGGTGTGGCCTGGCAACTTGCCGTGCGAAGGCTTCAGTTGAGCAGCGGTACGGCGGCAAGGATGGTCAACGGCATCGCGGTGGCGGTGGCCGGTGCGATCGCGCTCCAGATGCTGTTCGCCGGCGTGGACGGCGCCTACACCGAGCCCACCGGCCAGGACCTCACCCGGGCGCAGATGCAGGTGCGGGTGCCGGACGGCGCCCCGCTGGCCGCGACCGCCCAGAAGTTCGCCGACACCAAGGCCGTCAGCAAGGTCACGGCCCTGTGGGAGGGCTACCTGGGCGACTCCACCTGGAACAGCGAGGACGGCCCGACCCTCTCCACCGAGCTGACCGTGGGCGCCTGCCCGGCCCTGCGCGAGGTGGCGAAGCTGCCCTCGTGCAAGGACGGTGACATGTTCGTCCTCGACGGCAACGAGTACTCCGCGGACGGGCCGAGGATGAACAAGCCCGGCAAGAAGCTGTACCTCGAGCCGTCCTTCTCCGGGGGCACCGAGGACGTCGTCTGGACCGTCCCCGCGGGCATCACCGAGGCCCGGTCGGTCAAGGGTCTCACCGACTGGGAACGCGGCGGCTTCCTGATGACGCCGAGCGCGCTGCCCGAGGCGGCCGAGAAGCTGGTCAGCGGTGAGATCTACCTCTCGATCGACGAGTCCGTGCCCGACGCCTACGAGTTCGCCCGCAACACGGCGTACCACGTCGACCCGCTGGCCGACCCGATGACCTGGTCGTCCACCCGGCAGGACACGAAGTTCACCACCATCCGCACCGGTCTGCTCGTCGGCTCCGCCTGTGTGCTGCTGCTGATCGGGGCGAGCCTGCTGGTCTCCCAGCTGGAGCAGCTGCGCGAGCGGCGCAAGCTGCTGTCGTCGCTGGTCGCCTTCGGCACCCGGCGGCGCACGCTGGGCCTGTCGGTGCTGTGGCAGACGGCGATCCCGATCGCGCTGGGCCTGCTGCTGGCGATGGCGGTGGGGCTCACGCTGGGCGCGATCCTGCTGAAGATGACGGACACCCCGGTGGACGTGGACTGGACGAGCGTGCTGTCGATGACCGGCTTCGGCGCGGCGGTCGTCCTGCTCGTGACGCTGCTCAGCCTGCCCCCGCTGCTGAAGCTGCTGCGGCCGGACGGCCTGCGCACGGAATGA
- a CDS encoding PhoH family protein, giving the protein MVTSTKRRMPDRRTYVLDTSVLLADPNALTRFDEHEVVLPIVVVTELEAKRHHPELGYFARQALRLLDDYRVKFGRLDAPIPIGELGGTVRVELNHSDPSVLPSGYRLGDNDSRILAVARNLQAEGFDVTVVSKDLPLRIKASSVGLLAEEYRAELAITGSGWTGMSELTLSGEQVDILFEEGHIHVPEAADLPVHTGLTIQSERGKALGRVTADGDVRLVRGDREAFGIKGRSAEQRIALDLLLDPDVGILSMGGRAGTGKSALALCAGLEAVLERRQHKKVMVFRPLYAVGGQELGYLPGSEADKMGPWAQAVFDTLSAVTSREVIEEVTARGMLEVLPLTHIRGRSLHDAFVIVDEAQSLERNVLLTVLSRIGANSRVVLTHDVAQRDNLRVGRYDGVVAVVEKLKGHPLFAHVTLNRSERSQIAALVTEMLEDGHI; this is encoded by the coding sequence GTGGTGACCAGCACAAAGCGCCGTATGCCAGACCGGCGCACCTATGTTCTCGACACCAGCGTCCTGCTGGCCGACCCGAACGCCCTGACCCGCTTCGACGAGCACGAGGTAGTGCTCCCCATCGTCGTGGTCACGGAACTGGAGGCCAAGCGGCACCATCCGGAGCTCGGCTACTTCGCCCGGCAGGCGCTGCGCCTGCTGGACGACTACCGGGTGAAGTTCGGTCGCCTCGACGCCCCCATCCCGATCGGGGAACTCGGCGGTACCGTCCGTGTCGAGCTCAACCACTCGGACCCCAGCGTGCTGCCTTCCGGCTACCGCCTGGGTGACAACGACTCCCGCATCCTCGCGGTCGCCCGCAATCTCCAGGCCGAGGGTTTCGACGTCACGGTCGTGTCGAAGGACCTCCCGCTCAGGATCAAGGCGTCGTCGGTCGGCCTCCTCGCGGAGGAGTACCGCGCCGAGCTCGCCATCACGGGCTCCGGCTGGACCGGGATGTCCGAACTGACCCTGTCCGGCGAGCAGGTGGACATCCTCTTCGAGGAGGGGCACATCCATGTGCCCGAGGCAGCCGACCTTCCGGTGCACACCGGTCTGACCATCCAGTCGGAGCGGGGCAAGGCCCTGGGAAGGGTCACCGCCGACGGCGACGTCCGCCTGGTGCGCGGAGACCGCGAGGCCTTCGGCATCAAGGGCCGCAGCGCCGAGCAGCGCATCGCGCTCGATCTGCTGCTCGACCCGGACGTCGGGATCCTGTCGATGGGCGGCCGGGCCGGCACCGGCAAGTCCGCGCTCGCGCTCTGCGCGGGTCTCGAGGCGGTCCTGGAGCGCCGTCAGCACAAGAAGGTGATGGTCTTCCGGCCGCTGTACGCGGTGGGCGGTCAGGAGTTGGGCTATCTGCCCGGTTCCGAGGCCGACAAGATGGGCCCCTGGGCCCAGGCGGTGTTCGACACGCTGTCCGCGGTCACCAGCCGCGAGGTCATCGAGGAGGTCACCGCGCGAGGGATGCTGGAGGTCCTGCCCCTGACCCATATCCGGGGCCGCTCCCTCCACGACGCGTTCGTGATCGTCGACGAGGCGCAGTCGCTCGAACGGAATGTCCTTCTCACCGTTCTGTCCCGAATCGGCGCGAATTCCCGGGTCGTTCTGACCCACGATGTGGCGCAAAGGGACAATCTGCGGGTCGGGCGTTATGACGGCGTGGTCGCCGTCGTCGAGAAACTGAAGGGGCATCCGCTTTTCGCGCACGTCACGCTGAACCGGTCCGAGAGGTCCCAGATCGCAGCACTTGTGACCGAAATGCTGGAGGATGGGCACATCTGA
- a CDS encoding AI-2E family transporter: MSRVPGWLGRLGAGLSEMGERLDERRAEVERERREDAAEPDPTPSDTAVPAAEAYPQEFVPSAPRPDPAQAVPWGVRVAAEAGWRLLVLAGTVWVLMKAISAIQLVVMSFVVALLLTALLQPTVARLKRAGVPGGAATALTAILGFVVIGLMGWFVTWQVMANIDNLSDQVQDGIDDLRRWLLNSPFHVTDKQINGIAKNLRDAIGDNTDSITSAGLEGVTVVVEALTGILLAFFSTLFLLYDGKRIWEWTLKLVPAAARPGVAGAGPRAWATLTAYVRGTVIVALIDAIFIGLGIYFLDVPMAVPLAVFIFLFSFIPLVGAVASGALAVVVALVTQGVFTAVMTLAVVLAVQQIEGHILQPFILGRAVRVHPLAVVLSVAAGGMVAGIGGAIVAVPLVAVTNTVVGYLHTYSREQALRHAPRPRGATAAGVAPVAAPAAPPAAPTAPTAPAATEDEAP; this comes from the coding sequence ATGTCGCGAGTTCCAGGGTGGCTCGGCCGGCTGGGTGCCGGACTGAGCGAGATGGGTGAGCGGCTCGACGAACGGCGTGCCGAGGTCGAGCGGGAGAGGCGGGAGGACGCCGCCGAGCCCGACCCGACCCCGTCCGACACCGCCGTACCGGCCGCCGAGGCCTACCCGCAGGAGTTCGTGCCTTCCGCCCCGCGTCCCGATCCCGCCCAGGCCGTGCCGTGGGGCGTCCGGGTCGCCGCCGAGGCGGGCTGGCGGCTGCTGGTGCTCGCCGGGACCGTCTGGGTCCTGATGAAGGCCATCAGCGCGATCCAGCTGGTCGTCATGTCGTTCGTGGTCGCGCTGCTCCTGACCGCCCTTCTGCAGCCCACCGTCGCCCGGCTGAAGCGGGCCGGAGTGCCCGGCGGAGCGGCCACCGCGCTGACGGCGATCCTCGGGTTCGTCGTCATCGGGCTGATGGGCTGGTTCGTGACCTGGCAGGTCATGGCGAACATCGACAACCTCTCCGACCAGGTCCAGGACGGCATCGACGACCTGCGCCGCTGGCTGCTCAACAGCCCCTTCCACGTCACCGACAAGCAGATCAACGGCATCGCCAAGAACCTGCGGGACGCCATCGGCGACAACACCGACTCGATCACCTCGGCGGGCCTGGAGGGCGTCACCGTCGTCGTCGAGGCGCTGACCGGCATCCTCCTGGCGTTCTTCTCGACGCTCTTCCTGCTCTACGACGGCAAGCGCATCTGGGAGTGGACGCTCAAGCTGGTCCCGGCCGCGGCCCGGCCGGGCGTGGCCGGCGCGGGCCCGCGCGCCTGGGCGACGCTCACGGCGTATGTGCGCGGCACGGTGATAGTCGCGCTGATCGACGCGATCTTCATCGGTCTCGGCATCTACTTCCTCGATGTGCCGATGGCCGTCCCGCTGGCCGTCTTCATCTTCCTGTTCTCCTTCATCCCGCTCGTCGGCGCGGTCGCCTCCGGCGCGCTGGCGGTCGTGGTCGCGCTGGTGACGCAGGGCGTCTTCACCGCGGTGATGACCCTGGCGGTCGTGCTGGCCGTGCAGCAGATCGAGGGCCACATCCTCCAGCCGTTCATCCTCGGCCGCGCGGTACGCGTCCACCCGCTGGCGGTGGTCCTGTCGGTCGCCGCGGGCGGCATGGTGGCGGGCATCGGCGGCGCGATCGTGGCGGTGCCCCTGGTGGCCGTGACGAACACGGTGGTGGGCTACCTGCACACCTACTCCCGCGAACAGGCCCTGCGGCACGCGCCACGGCCGAGGGGCGCGACGGCGGCGGGCGTGGCACCGGTGGCGGCTCCGGCGGCTCCGCCGGCGGCCCCCACGGCCCCCACGGCCCCCGCGGCGACCGAGGACGAGGCTCCCTGA
- a CDS encoding OmpA family protein translates to MTPRLTLVVAAATLVMIGTVPAAQADTTPSVPPGTEPTATAPVEVDPNDPDLKLPDGGTLAEPKVLDIKQVVEDESGDERREDTNADVTFALQAEVLFGKDSAKLGAAAKARIGTIAAEIRKQNNPTVVRVFGFTDNLGSSAHGDVLSKQRADAVQAELAGELNDPDITFEVRGYGEQYPISDNSTEAGRKKNRRVEVTFPRTAG, encoded by the coding sequence ATGACCCCACGTCTCACTCTGGTGGTGGCCGCGGCCACCCTCGTGATGATCGGTACGGTGCCTGCCGCCCAGGCCGACACCACCCCCAGCGTTCCCCCCGGCACCGAACCCACCGCCACCGCGCCCGTCGAGGTCGACCCCAACGACCCCGACCTCAAGCTGCCCGATGGCGGCACCCTGGCCGAGCCCAAGGTGCTCGACATCAAGCAGGTCGTCGAGGACGAGTCGGGTGACGAACGCCGGGAGGACACCAACGCGGACGTGACGTTCGCGCTCCAGGCCGAGGTCCTCTTCGGCAAGGACAGCGCGAAGCTCGGCGCGGCGGCGAAGGCCCGTATCGGCACGATCGCCGCGGAGATCAGGAAGCAGAACAACCCCACGGTCGTCCGGGTCTTCGGCTTCACGGACAACCTGGGCTCCTCCGCTCACGGCGACGTCCTGTCGAAGCAGCGGGCGGACGCCGTGCAGGCCGAACTCGCGGGCGAGCTGAACGACCCGGACATCACCTTCGAGGTCCGCGGCTACGGCGAGCAGTACCCCATCTCCGACAACTCCACCGAGGCCGGCCGCAAGAAGAACCGCCGGGTGGAGGTCACGTTCCCGCGTACGGCGGGCTGA
- a CDS encoding dihydrofolate reductase family protein, with the protein MRKIVVIMSVSLDGYIEGPDRDISWHQVDDELHQHFNDMVGELGALLSGRTTYELMAAYWPTADADPDVPATLAEFAAIWREIPKIVYSRTLEHADWNTTIVREVVPEEVALLKEQAGGDLGLSGADLIAAFLRHDLVDEFRVYVHPVLVGRGKPLFPHTDVSTPTTLRLTGTHRFGNGVVLLRYV; encoded by the coding sequence ATGAGGAAGATCGTCGTGATCATGTCGGTGTCCCTCGACGGATACATCGAGGGCCCGGACCGCGACATCTCCTGGCACCAGGTCGACGACGAACTGCACCAGCACTTCAATGACATGGTCGGAGAGCTGGGCGCCCTGCTCAGCGGCCGGACCACGTACGAGCTCATGGCCGCGTACTGGCCGACCGCCGACGCCGATCCGGACGTCCCCGCTACGCTGGCCGAGTTCGCCGCGATCTGGCGCGAGATCCCCAAGATCGTCTACTCGCGGACGCTGGAACACGCCGACTGGAACACCACGATCGTCCGGGAGGTCGTCCCCGAGGAGGTCGCGCTGCTCAAGGAGCAGGCGGGCGGCGACCTGGGGCTCAGCGGCGCCGACCTCATCGCCGCGTTCCTCCGCCACGACCTCGTCGACGAGTTCCGCGTCTACGTCCACCCGGTACTCGTCGGCCGCGGCAAACCCCTGTTCCCGCACACCGACGTGAGCACTCCGACCACACTCCGCCTGACCGGGACCCACCGCTTCGGCAACGGGGTCGTGCTGCTGCGCTACGTGTGA